Proteins from a single region of Amorphus orientalis:
- a CDS encoding penicillin-binding protein activator, translated as MARSRIVSRLARTVAVFGLAGTLAACVGTPTGPQTPSRPTQPSQPAGEVIGSGSVPVALLLPMSAGGEAAGLATAFRNAAELAMDDFPNSDIRILVRDTGGTQGGAQAAAQAVLGEGAKLILGPVFSPAVAGAAGPARQAGVPVIAFSTDATVAKRGVYLLSFLPRQDADRIVSYAISKGSTSLAALVPDNGYGLVMEAAFREAVSRGNGQVVAVERYQQEPGDMAAKAAAIASKGSQVRGIFMPNGGRDPGVLAAALRENGLSSAKYLGSGQWDDPNVLESEALSGSWYPAPQGRGFSSFESKYQRKFGAPPPRTSSLAYDAASLAAGLVRARGATAFTDDMLTNPDGFLGVDGIFRFLPDGRSQRGLAVYEVLGNGNSKVVSPAPRSFTQGGGF; from the coding sequence ATGGCCCGGTCTCGCATCGTCTCACGTCTGGCACGTACGGTGGCCGTGTTCGGTCTCGCCGGCACGCTTGCGGCCTGCGTCGGTACCCCGACCGGCCCGCAGACGCCGTCCCGGCCGACGCAGCCGAGCCAGCCGGCCGGCGAGGTGATCGGCTCAGGTTCCGTTCCCGTCGCGCTCCTTCTGCCGATGTCGGCCGGTGGCGAGGCTGCCGGGTTGGCAACCGCATTCCGCAATGCCGCCGAACTTGCGATGGACGACTTCCCGAATTCGGATATTCGCATTCTCGTGCGCGACACCGGCGGCACCCAGGGTGGGGCGCAGGCGGCGGCCCAGGCGGTGCTGGGTGAGGGCGCCAAGCTGATTCTGGGTCCGGTCTTCTCGCCGGCTGTTGCCGGCGCGGCCGGTCCGGCGCGTCAGGCCGGCGTACCGGTCATCGCGTTTTCCACCGATGCCACCGTCGCCAAGCGCGGCGTCTATCTTCTGAGCTTCCTGCCCCGGCAGGATGCCGACCGCATCGTCTCCTACGCCATCTCCAAGGGCAGCACGTCGCTGGCGGCGCTCGTTCCCGACAACGGCTACGGCCTGGTGATGGAGGCGGCCTTCCGCGAGGCGGTGTCGCGCGGCAACGGTCAGGTGGTCGCGGTCGAGCGCTATCAGCAGGAGCCCGGCGACATGGCCGCCAAGGCGGCGGCCATTGCCTCCAAAGGCAGCCAGGTGCGCGGCATCTTCATGCCGAACGGCGGTCGCGATCCGGGCGTGCTGGCGGCTGCGCTGCGCGAGAACGGGCTCTCCAGCGCCAAATATCTCGGCAGCGGTCAGTGGGACGACCCCAACGTGCTCGAATCGGAGGCGCTCAGCGGCAGCTGGTATCCGGCGCCCCAGGGACGCGGCTTCTCCTCCTTCGAAAGCAAGTATCAGCGCAAGTTCGGCGCGCCTCCGCCGCGGACGTCGTCGCTCGCCTATGATGCGGCGAGCCTGGCGGCCGGTCTCGTCCGGGCGCGCGGCGCCACGGCTTTCACCGACGACATGCTGACCAACCCCGACGGCTTCCTCGGCGTCGACGGCATCTTCCGCTTCCTGCCCGACGGCCGCAGCCAGCGGGGCCTCGCCGTCTACGAGGTGCTCGGCAACGGCAACTCGAAGGTCGTGTCGCCGGCGCCGCGCAGCTTCACCCAGGGCGGCGGGTTCTGA
- the rsmI gene encoding 16S rRNA (cytidine(1402)-2'-O)-methyltransferase translates to MYVVSTPIGHLDDITIRALKTLAAADAIFCEDTRVTRVLLDRYQIKTRLFSYHEHNAVKQRPKILERLEAGESIALVSDAGTPLVSDPGYKLVEDVAAAGIAVFPIPGASALTAALTTAGLPTDTVVFLGFLPQKGGPRRRRIETFARQPTSLVLYESPNRLAQTLIDLADICGPERAAVVCRELTKRFETVVRGTLAELCEAFPTDSKVKGEIAVVVGPPEEDTTSEEDAEALLAAALERLPAGKAAAEVARVTGRERRDLFQLALTLKSAPPGGDEA, encoded by the coding sequence TTGTACGTCGTATCGACCCCGATCGGCCATCTCGACGACATCACGATCCGGGCCCTGAAGACCCTGGCGGCCGCCGACGCGATTTTCTGCGAGGACACCCGCGTCACCCGGGTGCTGCTCGACCGCTACCAGATCAAGACCCGCCTGTTCAGCTATCACGAGCATAACGCGGTCAAGCAGCGGCCCAAGATCCTGGAGCGGCTGGAAGCCGGAGAGTCGATCGCGCTGGTGTCGGATGCCGGAACCCCGCTGGTATCGGACCCGGGCTACAAGCTGGTCGAGGACGTGGCGGCCGCCGGTATCGCCGTGTTTCCGATTCCCGGTGCGTCGGCGCTGACGGCGGCGCTCACCACGGCAGGATTGCCGACGGACACCGTGGTCTTTCTCGGGTTTCTGCCACAGAAGGGCGGCCCAAGGCGCCGGCGAATCGAGACCTTCGCCCGGCAGCCGACGAGCCTAGTGCTCTACGAATCGCCCAACCGGCTCGCCCAGACCCTGATCGACCTCGCCGACATCTGCGGCCCTGAGCGCGCAGCCGTCGTCTGCCGCGAGCTGACCAAGCGGTTCGAGACCGTGGTGCGCGGGACCTTGGCGGAGCTGTGCGAGGCGTTCCCGACGGACAGCAAGGTCAAAGGCGAAATCGCCGTGGTCGTCGGACCGCCCGAAGAGGACACGACCAGCGAAGAAGACGCCGAAGCGCTTCTGGCGGCGGCGCTGGAGCGTCTCCCGGCCGGAAAGGCGGCAGCTGAGGTGGCCCGGGTGACGGGACGCGAGCGGCGCGATCTGTTTCAGCTCGCCCTTACCCTCAAGAGTGCGCCCCCCGGCGGAGACGAGGCGTGA
- a CDS encoding YraN family protein, whose product MTAPVPPAGRQQAYRWGLAAETRAAIALILKGYRIIGRRVRTGAGEIDLVARRGSTVAIVEVKARADPAVALEAVGPKAQHRLSRAAAAWLARNPAYADHTLRFDIVVVTPGRWPQHLSNAFEERTRF is encoded by the coding sequence GTGACAGCCCCCGTGCCGCCCGCAGGCCGCCAGCAGGCCTATCGGTGGGGGCTGGCGGCGGAGACACGGGCGGCGATCGCCCTGATCCTGAAAGGCTACCGCATCATCGGGCGGCGGGTGCGCACCGGTGCCGGCGAGATCGATCTTGTGGCCCGGCGCGGGTCCACTGTCGCCATCGTAGAGGTGAAGGCGCGCGCTGACCCGGCCGTGGCGCTCGAGGCGGTGGGTCCGAAGGCGCAGCACCGTCTGAGCCGCGCGGCCGCCGCATGGCTGGCCCGCAATCCCGCCTATGCCGATCACACCCTGCGGTTCGATATCGTGGTGGTCACGCCCGGCCGCTGGCCGCAGCATCTCAGCAACGCATTCGAGGAGCGGACCCGGTTCTGA
- the gshB gene encoding glutathione synthase: protein MPLKIAVQMDHIESIKIAGDSTFALLLEAQARGHELFHYTPDRLAETATDVVAALEPLKVKDEVGAHFSLGEARRTSLRQVDVVLMRQDPPFDMSYISATHMLERIQPDTLVVNDPAAVRNAPEKLYVMRFPELMPPTLITRDRAEIDAFRAEHGDIVMKPLFGAGGQAVFRLTEDDLNYGSLYDFFAASFREPWVIQRFLPKVSDGDKRIILVNGEFAGAVNRVPAKGDLRSNMVRGGAAAATELTEREREILATVGPALREEKILFAGIDVIDGNLTEINVTSPTGIRAVAKLGGPDIAGMIWDWIETERGQN from the coding sequence ATGCCGCTCAAGATCGCCGTGCAGATGGATCACATCGAGTCGATCAAGATCGCCGGGGATTCCACCTTTGCGCTGCTTCTGGAAGCCCAGGCGCGCGGCCACGAGCTCTTTCACTACACGCCGGACCGGCTTGCGGAGACGGCGACCGACGTGGTCGCCGCGCTTGAGCCCCTTAAGGTCAAGGACGAAGTCGGCGCCCATTTCTCGCTCGGCGAAGCCAGGCGCACCTCGCTCAGGCAAGTCGACGTGGTGCTGATGCGGCAGGATCCGCCGTTCGATATGTCCTACATCTCCGCCACCCACATGCTGGAGCGGATCCAGCCGGACACGCTGGTGGTCAACGACCCGGCGGCGGTGCGCAACGCACCGGAGAAGCTCTACGTGATGCGGTTTCCCGAGTTGATGCCGCCGACGCTGATCACCCGTGACCGGGCCGAGATCGATGCGTTCCGGGCCGAGCACGGCGACATCGTCATGAAGCCGCTGTTCGGCGCCGGCGGACAGGCCGTTTTCCGGCTCACCGAGGACGACCTGAACTACGGCTCGCTCTACGATTTCTTCGCCGCGAGCTTCCGGGAACCCTGGGTCATCCAGCGCTTCCTGCCCAAGGTGTCGGATGGCGACAAGCGCATCATCCTGGTCAACGGCGAGTTCGCAGGTGCGGTGAACCGGGTTCCGGCCAAGGGCGACCTCCGTTCCAACATGGTGCGCGGCGGCGCGGCCGCGGCGACCGAACTCACGGAGCGCGAGCGGGAAATCCTGGCCACTGTCGGACCGGCGCTCAGGGAGGAGAAGATCCTCTTCGCCGGTATCGACGTGATCGACGGCAATCTGACGGAGATCAACGTCACCTCGCCGACCGGCATCCGGGCCGTGGCGAAGCTCGGCGGACCCGACATCGCCGGCATGATCTGGGACTGGATCGAGACCGAACGCGGCCAGAACTGA
- the mgtE gene encoding magnesium transporter, whose translation MVEFDVKTVDPYKQIEPIRAALETDDRKTLATITKHFRAGDFSEIIENLSRTQAAQLFPVIRKELRADVFGRISFVHQNYILRSVPLDQALELIRQVPEEDIALLLRKMPRTRARTIYEELTELDPEIGRQLLHYDRDEVGRWISYTFLTAAPADTPRAIYERLRARTPRSHPVVSIYVVDQENRLIDRLELEELVRIEATDPIEKLLDREVTSLQASDSVETAIHRFQVRDAVEMPVVDADNRLIGLIRADDILHLTQDAFSDTMQKMGGVSNFDTPYMMTSVFQQVRKRGGWLAILFLGEMLTATALTYYEAELDQAVVLALFLPLILSSGGNSGSQSSTLIIRALAVKECNLSDWFRIFRREIVTGLILGALLCLVATARITLWDVLGWADYTEHGKFSPELVTFTVAIGVLGIVTWGNVVGSLLPLGIRAVRLDPAVISAPLLATFVDVTGLMIYFTAARYILDLA comes from the coding sequence ATGGTGGAGTTCGACGTGAAGACGGTAGACCCCTACAAGCAGATCGAGCCGATCCGGGCCGCCCTGGAGACGGACGACCGCAAGACTCTCGCCACGATCACCAAACATTTCAGGGCGGGCGATTTTTCCGAGATCATCGAGAATCTCTCCCGCACCCAGGCCGCCCAGCTCTTTCCGGTGATCAGGAAGGAATTGCGGGCGGACGTGTTCGGCCGGATCTCGTTTGTCCATCAGAACTACATTCTCCGCTCGGTGCCGCTCGACCAGGCCCTTGAGCTGATCCGTCAGGTGCCGGAGGAGGATATCGCTCTCCTGCTCAGGAAGATGCCGCGCACCCGGGCGCGCACGATCTACGAGGAGCTGACCGAGCTCGATCCGGAGATCGGCCGGCAGCTGCTGCACTACGACCGCGACGAGGTCGGCCGCTGGATCAGCTACACGTTCTTGACCGCCGCGCCGGCCGATACCCCAAGGGCGATCTACGAGCGGCTTCGGGCGCGCACGCCGCGCAGTCACCCGGTCGTCAGCATCTACGTGGTGGACCAGGAAAACCGGCTGATCGACCGGCTCGAGCTGGAAGAGCTGGTCCGCATCGAGGCGACCGACCCGATCGAAAAGCTGCTCGACCGCGAAGTGACGTCGCTTCAGGCAAGCGATTCCGTGGAGACCGCGATCCATCGCTTCCAGGTCCGCGACGCCGTCGAAATGCCCGTGGTGGACGCCGACAACCGGCTCATCGGCCTGATCCGGGCCGACGATATCCTGCACCTCACCCAGGACGCCTTCTCCGACACCATGCAGAAGATGGGCGGCGTCTCGAATTTCGACACGCCCTACATGATGACTTCGGTCTTCCAGCAGGTGCGCAAGCGCGGCGGCTGGCTGGCGATCCTGTTCCTCGGCGAAATGCTGACCGCCACCGCCCTCACCTATTACGAGGCGGAGCTCGACCAGGCCGTCGTGCTGGCCCTGTTCCTGCCGCTGATCCTGTCGAGCGGCGGCAACAGCGGGTCCCAGTCCTCGACCCTCATCATTCGCGCCCTTGCGGTGAAGGAATGCAATCTGAGTGACTGGTTCCGCATCTTCCGCCGCGAGATCGTCACCGGACTGATCCTCGGCGCGCTGCTCTGTCTCGTCGCCACCGCCCGCATCACGCTGTGGGACGTGCTGGGCTGGGCGGACTACACCGAGCATGGAAAGTTCTCGCCGGAGCTGGTGACGTTCACCGTCGCGATCGGCGTCCTCGGCATCGTGACCTGGGGCAACGTGGTCGGATCGCTGCTGCCTCTCGGCATCCGGGCGGTGCGTCTCGACCCGGCCGTCATATCCGCCCCGCTGCTGGCCACCTTCGTCGACGTGACCGGGCTGATGATCTACTTCACCGCCGCCCGCTACATTCTCGACCTCGCCTGA
- a CDS encoding LemA family protein, which translates to MTTWIVLGVIVLIAIFAILLYNRLVAARAQVDEAWSDIQVQMKRRYDLIPNLVETVKGYASHERQTLEAVIEARNQAATNTGSPNSQAQSENMLTGALGRLFALAESYPNLKADQNFRHLQEELAETENQISRSRRFYNGSVKAFNVMIQSFPANLFARSLGFSEREFLEFDDPKVAEPVKVDFGMPQA; encoded by the coding sequence ATGACAACCTGGATTGTGCTTGGCGTGATCGTGCTGATCGCGATCTTCGCCATTCTTCTCTACAACCGGCTGGTTGCCGCGCGCGCCCAGGTGGACGAGGCCTGGTCGGACATCCAGGTCCAGATGAAGCGCCGCTACGACCTGATCCCCAATCTGGTGGAAACGGTGAAGGGCTACGCGAGCCACGAACGGCAGACGCTGGAGGCCGTCATCGAGGCGCGCAATCAGGCGGCGACCAACACCGGCTCGCCCAACAGCCAGGCCCAGTCGGAGAACATGCTGACCGGTGCGCTCGGGCGTCTGTTCGCGCTGGCCGAATCCTACCCGAACCTCAAGGCCGACCAGAACTTCCGGCATCTGCAGGAAGAACTGGCAGAGACCGAGAACCAGATCTCGCGGTCGCGGCGCTTCTACAACGGCTCGGTCAAAGCCTTCAACGTGATGATCCAGTCGTTCCCGGCGAACCTGTTCGCCCGTTCGCTGGGCTTTTCGGAGCGGGAGTTCCTGGAGTTCGACGACCCGAAGGTCGCCGAGCCGGTCAAGGTCGATTTCGGCATGCCCCAGGCTTAA
- a CDS encoding DUF2207 domain-containing protein codes for MSVRQVIWILIAIFSMSGLGSAASDYLFGAGRAAVSTLETVAVAPAQAQDTTTAPSAAEPATGPMPTLPPVPAAPSGPVSGPERIRLFQSRIDVRDSGAIDVHETIQVVAQGDQIRRGIFREIPLTRVMGLGRLTADFELTSVTMNGSPASYQLTMETGQAKIRIGNAEVILKPGVYTYEIAYSMTKQVGFFDGYDEIYWNATGDQWAFPIEKAEALVTLPDGASVLDASVYTGSFGESGDSATVETGRSGALFVTSQALPPESGMTVAVAFPKGIVAEPSWLARHVGNPFEVVVTVLGALATIGYFLYAWNKVGRDPALGPIIPVYRPQVPPHAMRYLDRMVYDTKCLVAAILDLAVKGHVEISEGPDKTLTLTRVGPGKADPSPGEAKVLAKLFADEGDTVTLSKADSVVMAKANTTLKSFLGGRFLRRHVEHNLGWWLGGAAIAAATWIVGDLFSPDPLAGAAYRIFALATVVGLIVAGTLALKSWWLVFRRNWSSLPTALFFSFFTAIALVFSLGTSILLIGDAGFLAGTALLITAAVPPVFFWLMGRPTSAGLDALREIEGTRLYLTVAEADRLKFANPPDRTFEHFEEMLPYAVALGVETAWTNQFAHLVAAGAMVAPAWYHGSHSGAWSPAALNSVSDGIGSGISRTVSQGVSSIKAASGGSSGSFGGGFSGGGGGGGGGGGW; via the coding sequence ATGTCGGTCAGGCAAGTCATCTGGATCCTCATTGCGATCTTCAGCATGTCCGGCCTCGGTTCGGCCGCATCGGACTATCTGTTCGGTGCAGGACGGGCAGCCGTTTCCACACTGGAAACCGTCGCCGTTGCCCCTGCCCAGGCCCAGGACACGACCACGGCTCCGTCCGCGGCCGAGCCGGCAACCGGTCCCATGCCGACGCTTCCCCCAGTCCCTGCAGCGCCCAGCGGACCGGTCTCGGGACCGGAGCGCATTCGCCTTTTTCAGAGCCGCATCGACGTTCGGGACAGCGGCGCCATAGACGTGCACGAGACCATTCAGGTCGTCGCCCAGGGCGACCAGATCCGGCGCGGGATCTTCCGCGAGATCCCGCTGACCCGTGTCATGGGGCTCGGCCGGCTGACGGCGGACTTCGAGCTCACGTCCGTCACCATGAACGGCAGCCCCGCCTCGTACCAGCTGACCATGGAGACCGGTCAGGCGAAGATCCGCATCGGCAATGCCGAGGTCATTCTGAAGCCGGGCGTCTACACCTACGAAATCGCCTACTCGATGACCAAGCAGGTCGGCTTCTTCGACGGCTACGACGAGATCTACTGGAACGCGACCGGCGACCAGTGGGCCTTCCCGATCGAGAAGGCGGAGGCCCTGGTCACCCTTCCGGACGGCGCATCGGTCCTCGATGCCTCGGTCTATACGGGGAGCTTCGGCGAAAGCGGCGACAGCGCGACGGTCGAGACAGGCCGATCCGGGGCGTTGTTCGTGACCAGTCAGGCCCTCCCCCCCGAAAGCGGCATGACCGTCGCCGTCGCGTTCCCCAAGGGCATCGTCGCCGAACCCTCATGGCTCGCGCGCCACGTCGGCAACCCGTTCGAGGTTGTCGTCACCGTTCTCGGGGCGCTCGCCACGATCGGCTACTTTCTCTACGCATGGAACAAGGTGGGCCGCGATCCGGCGCTGGGGCCGATCATACCGGTCTACCGGCCGCAGGTGCCGCCCCATGCCATGCGCTATCTCGATCGCATGGTCTACGACACGAAGTGCCTGGTCGCTGCGATCCTCGATCTGGCTGTGAAGGGACACGTCGAGATTTCCGAGGGCCCGGACAAGACGCTCACACTGACGCGCGTCGGGCCTGGCAAGGCGGATCCGAGCCCTGGCGAAGCGAAGGTCCTGGCCAAGCTGTTCGCCGACGAGGGCGACACGGTCACGCTCTCGAAGGCCGACTCCGTCGTGATGGCCAAGGCCAACACGACGCTGAAGTCCTTCCTCGGCGGCCGCTTCCTGCGCCGCCACGTCGAACACAATCTCGGATGGTGGCTCGGCGGTGCGGCGATCGCCGCGGCGACCTGGATCGTGGGCGACCTGTTCAGCCCCGACCCGCTGGCCGGCGCTGCCTACCGGATCTTCGCGCTCGCGACCGTCGTCGGACTGATCGTCGCCGGGACGCTGGCCCTGAAGAGCTGGTGGCTGGTGTTCCGACGCAACTGGTCGAGCCTGCCGACCGCCCTGTTCTTCTCCTTTTTCACCGCGATCGCGCTCGTCTTCTCGCTCGGCACGTCGATCCTGCTGATCGGCGATGCCGGCTTCCTGGCCGGTACCGCACTCCTGATCACGGCGGCCGTCCCGCCGGTCTTCTTCTGGCTGATGGGTCGGCCGACGAGCGCGGGGCTCGATGCTCTCCGGGAAATCGAGGGCACGCGCCTCTATCTGACCGTGGCCGAAGCCGACCGCCTCAAGTTCGCCAATCCGCCGGACCGGACGTTCGAGCACTTCGAGGAGATGCTGCCTTATGCCGTGGCGCTCGGCGTCGAAACGGCCTGGACCAACCAGTTCGCGCATCTGGTGGCGGCCGGCGCGATGGTGGCGCCCGCCTGGTACCACGGCAGCCATTCGGGAGCCTGGTCGCCCGCGGCGCTCAATTCCGTCTCCGACGGGATCGGTTCCGGGATCAGCCGGACCGTGAGCCAGGGTGTATCATCGATCAAGGCCGCAAGCGGCGGATCCTCCGGCTCCTTCGGCGGCGGGTTCTCCGGCGGGGGTGGCGGCGGTGGAGGCGGCGGCGGCTGGTAG
- a CDS encoding NAD(+) synthase, with protein sequence MQELSFHNLYRHGFVRVATATPEVALADPAANAERVIAMAREAHDRSVAVVLFPELCLSGYAIDDLLQQGALLEAVETALKDVTEATRDLRPMVLVGAPLVLEDRLFNTAVAIHKGRILGIVPKAYLPNYREFYEGRHFSPASATARSHVRLFGEEIPFGTDLLFDAPNVPGLVLHAEVCEDVWVPIPPSTHAALAGATVLLNLSASNVTIGKSDYRHALCRVHSARCFAAYLYSAAGAGESTTDLAWDGHAMIYENGSLLAESERFLRGAQLTTADVDVGLLVQERIRHGTFGDCAAHHEQPMRRISFDFEPPSDPVLPLARAVPRFPYVPADPARLDELCFEAYNIQVSGLAQRLASTGIKRIVIGVSGGLDSTQALLVACQAFDEIGLPRENILAYTLPAFATSASTRENAWDLMRALGVSADEIDMTPVCRQTLEDIGHPFAKGQPVYDITFENVQAGARTATLFRLANFHNALVLGTGDLSELALGWATYGVGDHMSHYNVNASVPKTLIQHLIRWAASTHRFSEAASAVALKVLDTEISPELVPGDADSDKPAQRTEDFVGPYELQDFNLYHVTRHGCAPSKVAFLSLHAWKDSSAGAWPPNFPEPSRNAYDLATVRKWLRVFLHRFFQTSQFKRSAVPNGPKVGSGGSLSPRGDWRAPSDASAKVWLEELDRNVPES encoded by the coding sequence ATGCAAGAACTGAGCTTCCACAATCTCTACCGTCACGGCTTCGTCCGCGTCGCCACGGCCACGCCGGAGGTCGCACTGGCGGATCCCGCCGCCAACGCCGAGCGCGTGATCGCAATGGCCCGCGAGGCACACGACCGCTCGGTGGCCGTCGTGCTCTTCCCGGAACTCTGCCTGTCGGGGTACGCGATCGACGATCTGCTGCAGCAGGGAGCCCTTCTCGAGGCGGTGGAGACCGCGCTGAAGGACGTGACCGAGGCAACCCGCGATCTGCGCCCGATGGTTCTGGTCGGCGCCCCATTGGTGCTGGAGGACCGGCTCTTCAACACGGCGGTCGCGATCCACAAGGGCCGGATCCTCGGCATCGTGCCGAAGGCTTACCTGCCGAACTACCGCGAATTCTACGAGGGCCGCCACTTTTCGCCGGCCAGTGCGACGGCCCGCTCCCACGTGCGGCTTTTCGGCGAGGAGATCCCGTTCGGCACCGACCTGCTGTTCGACGCGCCCAACGTACCGGGCCTCGTGCTCCACGCCGAAGTCTGCGAGGACGTCTGGGTCCCGATCCCGCCCAGCACCCACGCCGCACTTGCCGGCGCGACGGTGCTTCTGAACCTGTCCGCCTCGAACGTGACGATCGGCAAGTCGGACTACCGGCACGCGCTGTGCCGGGTGCATTCCGCCCGTTGCTTCGCCGCCTATCTCTATTCAGCTGCCGGCGCCGGCGAATCGACCACCGATCTCGCCTGGGACGGCCACGCGATGATCTACGAGAACGGGTCGCTGCTGGCGGAATCGGAGCGCTTCCTGCGTGGAGCGCAACTGACCACGGCCGATGTGGATGTCGGTCTTCTGGTGCAGGAGCGGATCCGACACGGCACCTTCGGCGATTGCGCAGCCCATCACGAACAGCCGATGCGGCGCATCTCCTTCGATTTCGAGCCGCCGAGCGATCCGGTCCTGCCGCTCGCGCGCGCGGTGCCGCGCTTTCCGTACGTGCCGGCCGATCCGGCCCGGCTCGATGAGCTGTGCTTCGAAGCCTACAACATCCAGGTCAGCGGGCTCGCCCAGCGGCTTGCCTCGACCGGGATCAAGCGGATCGTCATCGGCGTTTCCGGCGGCCTCGACTCCACCCAGGCCCTGCTCGTCGCCTGCCAGGCCTTCGACGAGATCGGGCTGCCGCGGGAGAACATCCTCGCCTACACCCTGCCCGCCTTCGCCACCAGCGCATCCACCCGCGAGAATGCCTGGGATCTGATGCGGGCGCTCGGCGTCAGCGCGGACGAGATCGACATGACACCGGTCTGCCGGCAGACCCTGGAAGACATCGGGCACCCGTTCGCGAAGGGTCAGCCGGTCTACGACATCACGTTCGAGAACGTGCAGGCCGGCGCGCGCACGGCGACGCTGTTCCGGCTGGCCAACTTCCACAACGCCCTGGTGCTGGGCACCGGCGACCTCAGCGAGCTGGCGCTCGGCTGGGCGACCTACGGCGTCGGCGACCACATGTCCCATTACAACGTCAACGCCTCGGTGCCGAAGACGCTGATCCAGCACCTCATCCGCTGGGCCGCGAGCACCCACCGCTTCAGCGAGGCGGCGAGCGCGGTGGCGCTGAAGGTGCTCGACACGGAGATCTCGCCGGAGCTGGTGCCGGGCGATGCCGACAGCGACAAGCCGGCCCAGCGCACGGAGGACTTCGTCGGCCCCTACGAGCTGCAGGACTTCAATCTCTACCACGTCACCCGGCACGGCTGCGCACCGAGCAAGGTCGCGTTCCTGTCCCTGCATGCCTGGAAGGACAGCAGTGCCGGCGCCTGGCCACCGAATTTCCCTGAACCGTCCCGGAACGCCTACGACCTGGCGACGGTGCGCAAGTGGCTGCGGGTGTTCCTGCACCGCTTCTTCCAGACCAGCCAGTTCAAGCGCTCGGCGGTCCCGAACGGACCCAAGGTCGGCTCCGGCGGCTCTCTCTCGCCGCGCGGCGACTGGCGCGCACCGAGCGACGCGTCGGCAAAGGTCTGGCTGGAGGAGCTCGATCGCAACGTACCCGAGAGCTGA
- a CDS encoding glycosyltransferase family 2 protein, whose translation MAKICIVIPAYNEEHAIADTIADYGAHFPDAVMVVVDNNSKDRTYEIVEEEFRGTRHLLLREGEQGKGRAVKKALSRIVADVFIMIDADHTYPATDARRLCDELIRERCDMVVGDRVSDGAYDKQNTRSFHGFGNRVLTQLISFLSNKRYRDVLSGMRIMSAPFVTLLDVQSHGFQLETELNVIAAYAKADVREIPIDYRARKEDSESKLDTFRDGARILMFAIINAITFYPFVIFGLAGALCLLISLIWGIFIISTFFKFGEVPYIATTVAAATFGMVGLQSLYSGLVLGIIGGDRRRSTIADFLQRKREWNAHLDRLEADG comes from the coding sequence ATGGCCAAGATCTGCATCGTCATTCCCGCCTACAATGAAGAGCACGCGATCGCCGACACCATCGCGGACTACGGTGCGCACTTCCCCGACGCGGTCATGGTCGTGGTCGACAACAACTCCAAGGACCGCACCTATGAAATCGTCGAGGAGGAGTTCCGCGGGACCCGGCATCTGCTTCTGAGGGAAGGCGAGCAGGGTAAGGGCCGCGCGGTGAAGAAGGCGCTGTCGCGGATCGTGGCCGACGTGTTCATCATGATCGACGCGGACCACACCTACCCGGCCACTGACGCGCGGCGCCTGTGCGACGAACTGATCCGCGAACGCTGCGACATGGTCGTGGGCGACCGCGTCTCCGATGGCGCGTACGACAAGCAGAACACGCGCAGCTTCCACGGTTTCGGCAACCGGGTGCTGACCCAGCTGATCTCTTTCCTGTCGAACAAGCGCTACCGGGACGTTCTTTCGGGAATGCGCATCATGTCGGCGCCTTTCGTGACTCTCCTGGACGTCCAGAGCCACGGGTTCCAGCTCGAAACGGAACTGAACGTGATCGCCGCCTACGCGAAGGCCGACGTGCGCGAGATCCCGATCGATTACCGCGCCCGTAAGGAAGACTCTGAATCGAAGCTGGACACCTTCCGGGACGGGGCGCGGATTCTGATGTTTGCGATCATCAACGCGATCACCTTCTACCCGTTCGTGATCTTCGGGCTTGCCGGCGCGCTCTGCCTGCTGATCTCGCTGATCTGGGGCATCTTCATCATCTCGACGTTCTTCAAGTTCGGGGAAGTTCCCTACATCGCGACCACCGTCGCAGCCGCGACCTTCGGAATGGTCGGCCTGCAGTCGCTCTATAGCGGGCTTGTCCTCGGCATCATCGGGGGCGACCGCCGCCGCAGCACCATTGCCGATTTCCTGCAGCGCAAGCGGGAGTGGAACGCCCACCTGGATCGGCTCGAGGCCGACGGCTAG